In Camelina sativa cultivar DH55 chromosome 16, Cs, whole genome shotgun sequence, a single window of DNA contains:
- the LOC104751582 gene encoding tubby-like F-box protein 1 — MSFRSIVRDVRDSIGSLSRRSFDFKLSSLNKEGGKSRGSVQDSHEEQLVVTVQETPWANLPPELLRDVIKRLEESESVWPARRHVVACASVCRSWRDMCKDIVQSPELSGQITFPVSLKQPGPRDATMQCFIKRDKSNLTYHLYLCLSPALLVENGKFLLSAKRIRRTTYTEYVISMHADTISRSSNTYIGKIRSNFLGTKFIIYDTQPAYNSNTTSRVVQPVGLSRRFYSKRVSPKVPTGSYKIAQVSYELNVLGTRGPRRMHCAMHSIPASSLAEGGTVPGQPEIIVPRSLLDESFRSFTSSSSSKITCDYSNDFSSARFSEILGPLGEDEEAGLEEGKERVMPPLVLKNKPPRWHEQLQCWCLNFRGRVTVASVKNFQLIAANQPQPQPQPQTQTQPQPQAQPQTQQSSQTDGPDKIILQFGKVGKDMFTMDFRYPLSAFQAFAICLSSFDTKLACE; from the exons ATGTCGTTCCGCAGCATAGTTCGTGATGTGAGAGACAGTATTGGAAGCCTGTCCAGGCGTAGTTTCGACTTTAAGTTAAGCAGTCTGAACAAAGAAGGTGGGAAATCTCGTGGTTCGGTTCAAGATTCTCACGAGGAACAACTTGTGGTAACGGTTCAAGAAACCCCGTGGGCGAATCTGCCTCCAGAGCTATTGCGAGATGTGATCAAAAGGCTTGAAGAGAGTGAAAGCGTGTGGCCTGCTCGAAGACATGTTGTTGCTTGTGCTTCTGTGTGCAGGTCATGGAGAGATATGTGCAAAGACATCGTTCAAAGCCCTGAGCTCTCAGGCCAAATCACATTCCCTGTTTCCCTAAAACAG CCGGGACCAAGAGATGCGACAATGCAATGCTTTATCAAACGGGATAAATCTAACCTGACATACCATTTATACCTTTGTCTCAGTCCTG cTTTGTTAGTTGAGAATGGAAAGTTCCTTCTATCAGCAAAACGCATAAGAAGAACTACTTACACCGAGTACGTGATCTCTATGCACGCAGACACCATTTCGAGATCAAGCAATACCTACATTGGCAAAATCAG GTCTAATTTTCTCGGGACGAAGTTCATAATTTACGATACACAACCTGCATACAATAGTAACACCACCTCTCGAGTGGTCCAACCTGTAGGCCTTAGCCGCAGATTTTACTCAAAGAGAGTCTCTCCCAAAGTCCCGACCGGTAGCTACAAGATCGCGCAGGTATCTTACGAGCTAAATGTTCTTGGAACCCGCGGTCCAAGGAGAATGCATTGTGCGATGCATTCAATTCCCGCTTCTTCCCTCGCGGAAGGCGGAACCGTGCCTGGACAACCCGAGATCATTGTCCCTCGCTCTCTTCTTGACGAGTCGTTCCGCAGCTTTACCTCCTCATCTTCTAGTAAAATCACTTGCGATTACTCTAATGATTTTAGCAGCGCGCGGTTTTCAGAGATTCTTGGTCCGTTAGGTGAGGACGAAGAAGCGGGATTAGAAGAAGGGAAAGAGCGGGTTATGCCACCGCTTGTGCTTAAGAACAAGCCGCCGAGGTGGCACGAACAGCTTCAATGCTGGTGTTTGAACTTCAGGGGACGTGTAACTGTCGCATCAGTTAAAAACTTTCAACTGATTGCAGCAAACCAACCTCagcctcaacctcaacctcagaCTCAgactcaacctcaacctcaagcTCAACCTCAGACGCAACAGTCTAGCCAGACGGATGGTCCGGACAAGATCATATTGCAGTTTGGGAAAGTGGGGAAAGACATGTTTACGATGGATTTCCGGTATCCGCTGTCTGCGTTTCAAGCTTTCGCTATCTGTTTAAGCAGTTTCGATACGAAACTCGCCtgtgaatga